The Oryzias melastigma strain HK-1 unplaced genomic scaffold, ASM292280v2 sc00720, whole genome shotgun sequence genome includes a region encoding these proteins:
- the LOC112141794 gene encoding uncharacterized protein LOC112141794 has protein sequence MALSSVLRERKESPYFKPPNLHINVLKIKEEEKVTAWSFTEATAVAATTKKNRVAAITDGQTITKITLFEEFGGKINEGSSYILRGYGLFGQNPPFNISISRQTQFFRASDMSISPEMISEGEKILNPPSKQVDLRSCGTETGLLTIHGEVTEFSKIKKVQSGREQVPMRNLKLQESGFQMNICLWREASTINLSVGDMVTLTHMKVESSAYGQQLKSTKFSKLEVSIHAIIVNRLFYCKDIISCVFSLVYQHVS, from the exons ATGGCCCTTTCAAGTGTGCTGAGGGAGCGTAAGGAGTCTCCATACTTCAAACCACCAAATCTTCATATAAATGTCCTCAAAATAAAGGAGGAAGAAAAGGTCACTGCTTGGAGCTTCACTGAAGCTACAGCAGTAGCAGCCACCACTAAGAAGAATAGGGTGGCTGCTATTACTGATGGACAAACCATAACAAAAATTACTCTTTTTGAGGAGTTTGGGGGGAAAATAAACGAGGGCTCCTCTTACATCCTAAGAGGGTATGGGCTTTTTGGGCAAAACCCTCCCTTTAACATTAGCATTTCCAGGCAGACCCAATTCTTTAGAGCTTCGGACATGTCCATCAGTCCTGAAATGATTTCAGAGGGAGAAAAAATCCTTAATCCTCCCTCCAAGCAAGTTGATCTGCGAAGTTGTGGAACAGAGACGGGTCTCCTGACCATTCACGGGGAGGTGACGGAA TTCTCCAAGATAAAGAAAGTGCAGTCTGGGAGGGAGCAGGTTCCAATGAGGAACCTCAAGCTGCAAgag AGTGGCTTTCAAATGAATATCTGCCTCTGGAGGGAGGCATCCACCATTAACCTCTCTGTGGGAGACATGGTGACCTTGACTCACATGAAGGTTGAGTCAAGTGCATATGGACAGCAACTCAAGTCCACAAAGTTTTCGAAGCTGGAGGTAAGCATTCATGCTATAATTGTGAACAGACTGTTCTATTGTAAAGACATCATAAGTTGTGTTTTCTCTTTGGTTTACCAGCATGTTTCGtga